One stretch of Nitrosococcus watsonii C-113 DNA includes these proteins:
- the rpmD gene encoding 50S ribosomal protein L30, with amino-acid sequence MAAQKRTLRVTLVRSTIGRLARHKACVAGLGLRKIGQTVEIIDTPENRGMIQKVSYLLKLEEG; translated from the coding sequence ATGGCAGCGCAAAAGAGGACGCTTAGGGTAACGCTAGTAAGAAGCACTATTGGGCGATTAGCGCGACATAAGGCGTGTGTTGCTGGTTTAGGGCTTCGCAAGATTGGCCAAACGGTTGAGATTATTGATACCCCTGAAAATCGAGGAATGATCCAAAAGGTATCTTACCTTTTGAAGTTAGAGGAAGGCTAA
- the rpsE gene encoding 30S ribosomal protein S5 yields MAQTDRRVTGDGLLEKLVGVRRVAKVVKGGRQFGFSALTVVGDGKGRVGFGRGKAREVPVAIQKAMENARKNMISVPLEGDTLQHPITARHGAAKVHMQPASEGTGIIAGGAMRAVFEVVGVHNVLAKCIGSANPVNVVQATVKGLVQMSSPETIAAKRGKNLEEIVGGG; encoded by the coding sequence ATGGCACAGACAGATCGCCGGGTAACCGGAGATGGATTACTGGAGAAGTTGGTTGGCGTGAGACGTGTTGCTAAGGTTGTGAAAGGCGGGCGTCAATTTGGTTTTTCGGCCTTAACGGTGGTAGGTGACGGGAAGGGACGTGTCGGATTTGGCCGAGGTAAAGCTCGCGAAGTACCCGTTGCTATTCAAAAGGCTATGGAAAATGCGAGAAAGAATATGATTTCAGTCCCCTTAGAAGGAGATACGTTGCAGCATCCAATTACTGCTCGCCATGGTGCCGCCAAGGTTCATATGCAACCTGCTTCTGAGGGAACGGGGATTATTGCTGGAGGCGCAATGCGTGCCGTTTTTGAAGTTGTGGGTGTTCATAACGTTCTGGCAAAATGTATAGGTTCTGCGAATCCTGTGAACGTTGTGCAAGCTACCGTTAAGGGGCTTGTGCAGATGTCAAGCCCGGAAACCATTGCGGCTAAGCGGGGCAAAAATCTCGAAGAGATCGTGGGTGGTGGATGA
- the rplR gene encoding 50S ribosomal protein L18: MDKKTARLRRAAKTRHKIHELGMVRLTVHRTPKHIYVQIIKPADGNVVASASTVESMLKQQLKSTGNKEAAITVGKTIAERARAKGIAKVAFDRSGYKYHGRVKALADAAREGGLQF, encoded by the coding sequence GTGGATAAAAAAACAGCAAGATTACGACGCGCGGCTAAAACACGACATAAAATTCATGAGCTAGGGATGGTGCGATTAACGGTTCACCGCACGCCTAAGCATATTTATGTGCAAATAATCAAGCCAGCGGATGGAAATGTCGTTGCGAGTGCCTCAACGGTTGAGTCAATGCTGAAGCAACAGCTTAAGAGTACCGGTAATAAAGAAGCAGCAATTACCGTTGGTAAGACGATTGCCGAGCGGGCTAGGGCGAAGGGCATTGCCAAGGTTGCCTTTGATCGCTCTGGCTACAAATACCATGGTCGGGTAAAAGCATTAGCAGATGCGGCCCGGGAAGGTGGATTACAGTTTTAA
- the rplF gene encoding 50S ribosomal protein L6, with product MSRIADNPVPIPKGVEVTLSGDNNIEVKGAKGSLTFAFHPLIQVNQEGEILRFSAKNADKRVNALRGTTRALVNNMIQGVSQGFERRLQLVGVGYRAQMQERRLVLNLGYSHPVEFTAPEGLTIEVPSPTEIIIKGYDKQQVGQAAANIRGFRPPEPYKGKGVRYADEIVVRKEAKKK from the coding sequence ATGTCAAGAATTGCTGATAACCCCGTGCCGATCCCGAAGGGGGTCGAAGTCACGCTTTCTGGGGATAATAACATTGAGGTAAAGGGCGCAAAGGGTTCTCTTACGTTTGCTTTTCACCCTTTGATACAGGTAAACCAAGAAGGGGAAATACTGCGCTTTTCGGCGAAGAATGCGGATAAGCGAGTAAATGCGCTTAGGGGCACAACCCGTGCCCTAGTAAATAATATGATACAGGGAGTTAGCCAAGGTTTTGAGCGGCGTTTGCAACTAGTTGGGGTAGGTTACCGGGCGCAGATGCAAGAGCGAAGGCTTGTGCTTAATTTAGGCTATTCTCATCCCGTCGAATTTACTGCGCCAGAGGGTCTTACTATTGAAGTGCCTAGTCCGACTGAAATCATCATCAAAGGATATGATAAGCAGCAGGTTGGACAGGCTGCGGCGAACATTCGCGGATTCAGGCCGCCCGAACCTTATAAAGGAAAAGGTGTTCGCTATGCAGACGAAATAGTTGTGCGCAAGGAAGCGAAGAAAAAATAG
- the rpsH gene encoding 30S ribosomal protein S8, with protein sequence MSMTDPISDMLTRVRNGQNASKVEISMPSSKLKVNIARVLREEGYIEDCKMIAGVKPTLVIRLKYHGGKPVIEDIHRASRPGLRMYKSRDKLPRIRGGLGIAIVSTSRGVMTDKAARSIGEGGEVLCYVA encoded by the coding sequence ATGAGTATGACCGATCCGATCTCGGACATGCTGACACGAGTCCGTAATGGTCAGAATGCGAGCAAGGTGGAAATCAGTATGCCTTCTTCCAAATTGAAGGTGAATATTGCTCGCGTGCTAAGAGAAGAAGGTTACATTGAAGATTGTAAGATGATAGCTGGTGTAAAGCCTACATTAGTAATACGCCTAAAGTATCATGGAGGCAAACCGGTGATTGAGGATATCCACCGGGCGAGTCGCCCAGGGCTGCGTATGTATAAAAGCAGAGATAAACTGCCTAGAATCCGTGGCGGGTTAGGTATTGCTATTGTCTCCACATCTCGCGGTGTTATGACGGATAAAGCCGCGAGATCCATTGGAGAAGGCGGCGAAGTATTGTGCTACGTTGCCTAA
- the rpsN gene encoding 30S ribosomal protein S14: MSKRCMINRELKRIRVARKYAARRVELKTQMRDESLSPEERQRVMLKFHSLPRDSSPVRQRRRCRLTGRPRGYIRKFGLSRNRLREVAMRGDVPGLVKASW; the protein is encoded by the coding sequence ATGTCAAAAAGATGCATGATTAATAGGGAGCTGAAGCGGATACGCGTAGCGCGTAAATATGCGGCTAGACGTGTAGAGTTAAAAACGCAGATGCGGGATGAAAGTCTTAGTCCAGAAGAACGTCAAAGGGTAATGCTTAAATTTCATAGTTTGCCTAGAGACTCTTCGCCCGTACGCCAACGGAGACGTTGCCGCTTAACGGGGCGGCCTCGAGGTTATATACGTAAGTTCGGTCTATCCCGTAATAGGCTCCGTGAGGTGGCTATGCGTGGAGATGTTCCAGGCCTAGTTAAGGCTAGTTGGTAA
- the rplE gene encoding 50S ribosomal protein L5, with amino-acid sequence MARLQRHYRDTVVNQLRERLGYQSVMAVPRIEKITLNIGAGEAVGDKKILERVMGDMARISGQKPMLTRARKSVAGFKIREGWPIGCKVTLRRKQMYEFLDRLINIAIPRIRDFRGLSPKSFDGRGNYNMGIREQIIFPEIDYDQIDAIRGMNITITTTAKTDEEGQALLRAFNFPFRTHT; translated from the coding sequence ATGGCAAGGTTGCAAAGACATTATCGGGATACAGTGGTTAACCAGCTACGGGAGCGTCTTGGTTATCAGTCGGTTATGGCGGTGCCTCGGATCGAAAAAATCACCTTGAATATAGGGGCTGGAGAAGCGGTCGGAGATAAAAAAATCTTGGAGCGAGTTATGGGTGATATGGCTAGGATTTCTGGCCAGAAACCGATGCTCACTCGTGCGCGAAAGTCGGTAGCCGGATTTAAGATCCGTGAGGGTTGGCCTATCGGCTGTAAAGTTACCTTGCGTCGTAAGCAGATGTACGAATTTTTAGACCGGCTAATTAATATAGCGATTCCTCGAATTCGGGACTTCCGTGGGCTTAGTCCTAAGTCTTTTGATGGGAGGGGTAACTATAATATGGGTATTCGTGAGCAGATTATTTTCCCAGAGATCGACTATGACCAGATTGATGCTATAAGGGGAATGAATATCACGATAACAACCACAGCAAAAACGGATGAGGAAGGTCAAGCATTGCTTAGGGCATTTAATTTTCCGTTTAGAACTCATACTTAG
- the rplX gene encoding 50S ribosomal protein L24, which yields MRRVRVGDEVIVTAGRSRGKQGKVLRILGDERVIVQDVNMVKRHTRPNPTANKPGGIIEREASIHISNIMLYNPTTEKGDRVGFRKLEDGRKVRYFKSNDEIIDA from the coding sequence ATGCGCAGAGTAAGGGTAGGCGATGAGGTTATCGTTACCGCCGGGAGGAGTAGAGGGAAGCAAGGAAAAGTTCTACGCATATTAGGCGATGAGCGTGTGATCGTACAAGATGTTAACATGGTAAAACGGCATACCCGGCCTAACCCGACCGCTAATAAGCCTGGGGGAATTATTGAGCGGGAGGCATCGATACATATCTCTAATATTATGCTTTACAACCCGACTACGGAGAAAGGTGATCGGGTTGGTTTTAGGAAATTGGAAGATGGTCGTAAGGTGCGTTATTTCAAATCAAACGATGAAATCATTGACGCTTAG
- the rplN gene encoding 50S ribosomal protein L14: protein MIQMQTSLEAADNSGARRLLCIKVLGGSQRRYAGIGDIIKVAVKEAIPRGKVKKGEVYNAVIVRTRKGVRRADGSLIRFDNNAVVLLNNQLQPIGTRIFGPVTRELRVENFMRIVSLAPEVL, encoded by the coding sequence ATGATTCAAATGCAGACTAGCCTAGAGGCGGCAGATAATAGCGGTGCTCGTCGGCTTTTGTGTATAAAGGTATTAGGCGGGTCACAGCGGCGCTATGCGGGAATTGGCGATATTATTAAGGTTGCAGTCAAGGAAGCGATTCCGCGCGGTAAAGTGAAAAAAGGTGAAGTTTATAATGCGGTGATCGTGCGGACCAGAAAAGGGGTTCGCCGGGCGGATGGGTCACTTATTCGGTTTGATAATAATGCCGTTGTATTATTGAATAACCAGTTACAGCCTATAGGTACTCGAATCTTTGGCCCCGTGACAAGGGAGCTGCGCGTTGAGAACTTTATGAGGATTGTTTCTTTGGCCCCGGAAGTATTATAG
- the rpsQ gene encoding 30S ribosomal protein S17 has product MSDQEKISHTIIGRVVSDKMDKTITVLIERKVAHSLYKKYVRRFTKLHAHDENNECRIGDIVAIAGARPLSKTKAWKLVDILERAR; this is encoded by the coding sequence ATGAGCGATCAGGAGAAAATTTCACACACCATTATCGGCCGCGTAGTGAGTGACAAGATGGATAAGACGATTACGGTGCTTATAGAGCGTAAAGTTGCTCACTCGCTCTACAAAAAATATGTAAGGCGTTTTACTAAGTTGCATGCCCATGATGAAAATAATGAGTGCCGGATAGGCGATATTGTAGCGATTGCAGGGGCACGTCCGCTATCTAAGACTAAGGCCTGGAAATTGGTTGATATCCTTGAGCGCGCACGTTGA
- the rpmC gene encoding 50S ribosomal protein L29, whose protein sequence is MKVQELRTKTEDELQKELLELSRERFKLRMQMGTGQLVRNSELKRVRRSIARVKTVLTEKQRQAQ, encoded by the coding sequence ATGAAAGTTCAAGAATTGCGAACAAAGACGGAAGATGAATTGCAGAAGGAGCTCTTGGAGCTCTCTCGAGAGCGGTTTAAGCTGCGGATGCAAATGGGTACTGGGCAGTTGGTGCGAAATAGCGAGTTGAAGCGAGTTCGACGTAGCATTGCTCGGGTTAAAACGGTACTCACTGAAAAACAACGGCAGGCGCAGTAG
- the rplP gene encoding 50S ribosomal protein L16, giving the protein MLQPKRTKFRKQQKGRNRGQALRGSQIDFGEYGLKAIGRGQITARQIEAARRAMTRHVKRGGKIWIRIFPDKPITQKPLEVRQGKGKGSVEFWAANIQPGRVLYEMEGVPEGVARRAFELAAAKLPIKTVFVTRAIM; this is encoded by the coding sequence ATGTTACAGCCGAAAAGAACTAAGTTCCGTAAACAGCAAAAAGGCAGAAATCGTGGACAAGCCCTCCGAGGTAGCCAGATAGATTTTGGCGAATATGGCTTGAAGGCTATAGGTAGAGGGCAGATTACCGCTCGCCAAATCGAGGCTGCGCGGCGCGCTATGACCAGGCATGTTAAGCGGGGCGGAAAAATTTGGATTCGGATTTTTCCGGATAAACCAATTACTCAAAAACCTCTTGAAGTACGTCAAGGAAAAGGTAAGGGGAGCGTAGAATTTTGGGCTGCCAATATACAGCCTGGCCGCGTCCTTTATGAGATGGAAGGTGTGCCGGAGGGAGTAGCACGGAGGGCTTTTGAATTAGCGGCAGCTAAATTGCCTATTAAAACGGTATTTGTTACCCGGGCGATTATGTGA
- the rpsC gene encoding 30S ribosomal protein S3, with amino-acid sequence MGQKVHPIGIRLGIVKDWNSKWYADSGQFSELLNNDLAVRSYLTKKLSHALVSNIQIDRPARNARITIHTARPGIVIGKKGEDINNLRQEVSGMMGIPVHINIQEIRKPELDATLVAVNVAQQLERRIMFRRAMKRAVTNAMRVGAQGIRIKVSGRLNGAEIARSEWYREGRVPLHTLRADIDYGFAEARTTYGILGVKVWIFKGEVFEQPEPQVATGSSAIS; translated from the coding sequence ATGGGGCAAAAAGTACATCCTATTGGGATCCGTTTAGGTATTGTTAAGGATTGGAACTCTAAATGGTATGCAGATAGCGGTCAATTTAGTGAATTGCTGAATAATGATTTAGCAGTTCGTAGCTACCTTACCAAGAAGCTATCCCATGCGCTAGTGAGTAATATTCAGATCGATCGGCCCGCGCGTAATGCCAGAATTACCATTCATACTGCGCGTCCAGGTATTGTCATCGGAAAGAAGGGTGAGGATATCAACAACCTGCGGCAAGAAGTCTCAGGAATGATGGGTATACCCGTTCATATTAATATTCAAGAGATACGCAAGCCTGAATTGGACGCAACGCTTGTTGCTGTAAATGTGGCTCAGCAGCTTGAGCGGCGAATCATGTTTCGTCGAGCGATGAAGCGTGCGGTTACCAACGCTATGCGTGTAGGTGCGCAAGGTATTAGGATAAAAGTCTCTGGGCGCTTAAATGGGGCAGAGATTGCGCGCAGCGAGTGGTATCGGGAAGGTCGGGTACCATTGCACACGCTACGCGCTGATATAGACTATGGTTTTGCTGAGGCAAGGACTACCTATGGAATTCTTGGCGTTAAGGTATGGATATTTAAGGGCGAAGTATTTGAGCAGCCGGAGCCGCAGGTTGCCACGGGAAGCTCAGCGATAAGCTAG
- the rplV gene encoding 50S ribosomal protein L22: MATTAILKNARLSAQKGRLVADQVRGLPVDKALDVLSFSPKKAAVLIRKVLESAIANAEHNDGADIDELRVAAIMVNEGPTIKRIRARARGRASRVFKRSCHIKVMVAED, translated from the coding sequence ATGGCAACTACGGCAATATTAAAAAATGCGCGGCTATCGGCTCAAAAAGGTCGGCTAGTTGCAGATCAGGTTCGCGGGCTGCCTGTAGATAAGGCATTGGATGTTTTGAGCTTTAGCCCTAAAAAAGCAGCGGTTCTTATTAGAAAAGTGCTGGAGTCGGCTATTGCGAATGCTGAGCACAATGATGGAGCTGATATCGATGAGCTGCGCGTTGCTGCCATCATGGTTAACGAAGGACCTACTATAAAGCGAATCCGCGCAAGGGCTAGAGGGCGTGCTAGTCGAGTTTTTAAGCGCTCTTGCCATATTAAGGTGATGGTTGCAGAGGATTAG
- the rpsS gene encoding 30S ribosomal protein S19, producing the protein MPRSIKKGPFVDPHLQKKVLEASASQSRRPIKTWSRRSMVVPEMIGLTIAVHNGRQHIPILVTENMVGHKLGEFAPTRTFKGHVANKKSR; encoded by the coding sequence ATGCCGCGTTCGATTAAAAAAGGCCCATTTGTGGACCCCCATCTACAAAAAAAGGTGCTGGAGGCGAGCGCATCCCAGAGTCGGCGTCCGATTAAGACCTGGTCGCGTCGCTCTATGGTTGTCCCGGAAATGATTGGATTGACGATTGCTGTCCATAATGGACGACAGCATATTCCTATTTTAGTCACGGAAAATATGGTTGGTCATAAATTGGGTGAATTTGCCCCGACACGTACCTTTAAAGGCCATGTGGCTAATAAAAAATCTAGGTAG